The following coding sequences are from one Lolium rigidum isolate FL_2022 chromosome 6, APGP_CSIRO_Lrig_0.1, whole genome shotgun sequence window:
- the LOC124666520 gene encoding RNA-binding protein P-like, whose product MARKKRKVDPAQSAATNHQQELPSSELNSCGTTYFPITDDPPPPTAEAAAAAAAEEEDGSDGDDEEDVTKLLELLSREQLVELLRQAAEKSPWTMAAVRCAAEADPASRKLFVHGLAWRVGAQDLRSAFSRFGDLEDCNVILDKQSRKSKGYGFVLFRSRAAALRALRCPQLQIAGRLAICQFAASGPTSPSPQSQNPSSNAPASSSSSQPDNIQRKIFVGNVHANVNVGRLYEYFSQFGEIEEGPFGFDKSTGKPKGFALFVYKSEESARRALEEPMKIFDGKVLNVQKATDGRTKSTPAGSNSNTNSSATAASAQMTAPSVATPASAQMTAPFIAAINPYDPLTYGVTAASAQMTAPSIAAINPYDPSTYGATAVHDMAVAQQAAMLGMGAQQQPFVQPNASDNASSGTPNNAPASSSSSQPDYMQRKVFVGNVHADVDVDRLYEYFSQFGEIEEGPLGFDKWTGKPKGFALFFYKSEESARRALEEPMKNFDGKVLNVQKAKDWRTKSAPAGSNSNANSSATAASSQMAAPSIAAINPYDPSTYGATAASAQMTAPSIAAINPYDPSTYGATAVQDMAVAQQAAMLGMSAQQQAFVQPNTAMLAMMAAAMQNPTMFVALNPAFAAMGAGGQHTGIPDFGGQGFGPQGFATGGVNFPPAAGGLQGAAAYQGCLTGFQGTPGFPTSAGFQVGQTASQTDTTAAAAGATGYQAGPAGQGQMPSSQTDFQGGY is encoded by the coding sequence ATGGCGCGGAAGAAGCGAAAGGTGGATCCGGCCCAGTCCGCCGCCACCAACCACCAGCAGGAGCTCCCCTCCTCGGAGCTCAACTCTTGCGGCACCACCTACTTCCCCATCACGGACGACCCCCCGCCGCCCACCGCcgaggccgccgctgccgccgccgccgaggaggaggacggctccgacggcgatgacgaggaggacgtcACCAAGCTGCTCGAGCTGCTCTCCCGGGAGCAACTCGTGGAGCTGCTCCGCCAGGCCGCCGAGAAGAGCCCCTGGACCATGGCGGCCGTGCGCTGCGCGGCGGAGGCCGACCCCGCCAGCAGGAAGCTCTTCGTGCACGGCCTCGCCTGGCGCGTCGGCGCCCAAGACCTCCGCTCCGCCTTCTCCCGCTTCGGCGACCTCGAGGACTGCAACGTCATCCTAGACAAGCAATCCCGTAAATCCAAGGGCTACGGCTTCGTCCTCTTCCGTTCCCGCGCCGCAGCGCTCCGCGCCCTCCGCTGCCCCCAGCTCCAAATCGCCGGCCGTCTCGCCATTTGCCAATTCGCCGCCTCTGGCCCTACTTCCCCGTCCCCCCAGTCCCAGAACCCTAGCTCAAATGCCCCTGCTTCATCCTCGTCATCCCAACCAGACAACATTCAGCGCAAAATCTTTGTTGGCAACGTGCATGCTAATGTTAATGTTGGCCGCCTCTATGAGTACTTCTCGCAATTTGGTGAGATTGAGGAGGGGCCATTCGGTTTTGACAAGAGCACCGGCAAGCCTAAGGGGTTTGCGCTCTTCGTTTACAAGTCCGAGGAGAGTGCCAGGCGTGCACTGGAGGAGCCTATGAAGATTTTTGATGGCAAGGTGCTCAATGTGCAGAAGGCCACAGATGGGAGGACAAAGAGCACACCAGCTGGGTCCAACTCGAATACCAATTCTAGTGCCACCGCTGCTTCTGCACAAATGACTGCGCCTTCTGTTGCCACCCCTGCTTCTGCACAAATGACTGCACCTTTTATTGCCGCCATTAATCCGTATGATCCATTAACATATGGTGTCACTGCTGCTTCTGCACAAATGACTGCGCCTTCTATTGCCGCCATTAATCCGTATGATCCATCAACATACGGTGCTACTGCTGTTCATGACATGGCCGTTGCCCAGCAAGCTGCCATGCTGGGGATGGGTGCACAGCAGCAACCATTTGTGCAGCCCAACGCCAGCGACAACGCCAGCTCCGGTACCCCCAACAACGCTCctgcttcctcttcgtcatcccaACCTGACTACATGCAGCGCAAAGTCTTTGTTGGCAACGTGCATGCTGATGTTGATGTTGACCGCCTCTATGAGTACTTCTCACAATTTGGTGAGATTGAGGAGGGGCCATTGGGTTTTGACAAGTGGACTGGCAAGCCTAAGGGGTTTGCGCTCTTCTTTTACAAGTCTGAGGAGAGTGCCAGGCGGGCACTGGAGGAGCCTATGAAGAATTTTGATGGCAAGGTGCTCAATGTGCAGAAGGCCAAAGATTGGAGGACAAAGAGCGCACCAGCTGGGTCCAACTCGAATGCTAACTCTAGTGCCACCGCTGCTTCTTCACAAATGGCTGCGCCTTCTATTGCCGCCATTAATCCGTATGATCCATCAACATACGGTGCCACTGCTGCTTCTGCACAAATGACTGCGCCTTCTATTGCCGCCATTAATCCGTATGATCCATCAACATACGGTGCTACTGCTGTTCAGGACATGGCCGTTGCCCAGCAAGCTGCCATGCTGGGGATGAGTGCACAGCAGCAAGCATTTGTGCAGCCCAATACCGCAATGCTTGCCATGATGGCAGCTGCGATGCAGAACCCAACCATGTTTGTGGCATTAAATCCGGCTTTTGCTGCTATGGGTGCTGGGGGGCAACACACTGGCATTCCTGATTTTGGAGGTCAAGGTTTTGGGCCACAAGGATTTGCAACTGGTGGTGTCAATTTTCCGCCTGCAGCTGGTGGTCTTCAGGGAGCTGCAGCATATCAAGGATGTCTTACTGGTTTTCAGGGGACACCTGGGTTTCCGACATCTGCTGGGTTTCAGGTTGGCCAAACAGCTTCCCAAACAGATACTACTGCAGCAGCTGCTGGTGCTACCGGTTATCAGGCTGGGCCTGCTGGGCAGGGTCAAATGCCCAGTTCTCAGACTGACTTTCAGGGTGGCTATTGA